One window from the genome of Gopherus evgoodei ecotype Sinaloan lineage chromosome 2, rGopEvg1_v1.p, whole genome shotgun sequence encodes:
- the PRELID3A gene encoding PRELI domain containing protein 3A, producing the protein MKIWSSEHVFGHPWDTVIKAAMRKYPNPMNPCVVGVDVIDRSLDNQGRLHSHRLLSTEWGLPSIVKAILGTSRTLTYIKEHSVVDPVEKKMELCSTNITLTNLVSVDERLVYTPHPENPEKTVLTQEAIITVKGVSLSSYLESLMANTISSNARKGRDALEWVIGKLNTEFEELTSSTRESMKSGMAAASAAEN; encoded by the exons ATGAAGATCTGGAGCTCGGAGCACGTGTTCGG ACACCCATGGGATACAGTTATCAAAGCTGCTATGAGAAAATACCCCAATCCCATGAATCCATGTGTAGTAGGAGTAGATGTGATAGACAGGAGCCTCGATAACCAGGGAAGGTTACATAGTCACCGACTTCTCAGCACAGAGTGGGGACTACCAAGTATTGTGAAAGCG ATTTTGGGAACAAGTAGGACTTTGACATACATTAAAGAACATTCCGTGGTAGATCCAGTAGAAAAGAAAATGGAACTCTGCTCCACCAAT attacTCTCACAAATTTGGTGTCAGTTGATGAGAGGTTGGTCTACACGCCTCATCCTGAAAACCCAGAAAA GACTGTGCTAACTCAAGAAGCAATTATTACTGTAAAAGGTGTTAGCCTGAGTAGTTATTTGGAAAGTTTAATGGCCAACACAATATCCTCCAATGCTAGAAAG GGTCGAGATGCCCTGGAATGGGTGATCGGCAAACTAAACACAGAATTTGAGGAATTAACATCATCGACACGAGAGAGCATGAAATCTGGAATGGCAGCGGCATCAGCAGCAGAGAACTGA